From a single Streptomyces sp. 1331.2 genomic region:
- a CDS encoding ATP-binding cassette domain-containing protein codes for MHPTPPLRTDHPARSLRAGRRPGRRPALGSALGSALGSALGSAPGWQLLQPQLTATRGPLLRLLAWSGVEALPPLVSGLFVSAAVDQGFLLGRPGVGVAWLGGFGAAMAVRAYATRAGFPHLAGVVEPLRDALVERVVRSALHRPSADPAELARLTEQVEAVRQLTATLLRTLRGVGVTLVAALIGLTLLAPAVLPLVLLPLSAAGLLFARLLRPLVARRRAVVLAEERLAAEAGRALHGLRDVQATGTADEVARALTAAARESAAASRALGRASALRALVVAVGGRLPVLAVLAAAPWLLARHALTPGELLGVATYLVQQLDPAVRTLAGTVGGWLLDLAVVLDRLATTTAAPAVPVPARAGSSAPPGDTAAEVRLTGVRFGHGGGAVPVLAGLDASLRPGEHVAVVGPSGAGKSTLAALLAGVLEPTAGRVTVGGVRPEPARLVALVPQEAYVFPGSVRDNLLWLAPDTDDARLAAAVALLGAEELVARLGGPTAVLAAALGDSGELSSGERQLLALVRTYLSPAPVVVLDEATCHLDPAAEERVERAFAARPGTLVVVAHRISSALRADRVLLLDGGHGLLARHGDLQVLSPLYRELVGHWLGSAPRTGAGLAS; via the coding sequence ATGCACCCCACACCGCCCCTGCGCACCGACCACCCCGCCCGATCACTCCGCGCGGGACGTCGACCGGGCCGACGTCCCGCGCTCGGCTCCGCGCTCGGCTCCGCGCTCGGCTCCGCGCTCGGCTCCGCGCCCGGATGGCAGCTGCTGCAGCCACAGTTGACGGCCACCCGGGGCCCGCTGTTGCGGCTGCTCGCCTGGTCCGGGGTGGAGGCGCTGCCGCCGCTGGTGTCCGGGCTGTTCGTCTCGGCCGCCGTCGACCAGGGTTTCCTCCTCGGCCGACCCGGCGTCGGGGTGGCCTGGCTGGGCGGGTTCGGCGCGGCCATGGCCGTACGGGCGTACGCGACGCGCGCCGGGTTCCCGCACCTCGCCGGGGTGGTGGAGCCGCTGCGGGACGCCCTGGTCGAACGGGTGGTCCGCAGTGCGCTCCACCGCCCGTCGGCGGATCCGGCCGAGCTCGCCCGCCTCACCGAACAGGTCGAAGCCGTACGGCAGTTGACCGCGACGCTGCTGCGCACCCTGCGTGGGGTCGGGGTCACCCTGGTCGCCGCCCTGATCGGCCTGACGCTGCTCGCACCCGCCGTCCTGCCCCTGGTGCTGCTGCCGCTGTCGGCCGCCGGGCTGCTCTTCGCCCGGCTGCTGCGCCCGCTGGTGGCGCGGCGGCGGGCCGTCGTCCTGGCCGAGGAACGGCTCGCCGCCGAGGCCGGCCGGGCGCTGCACGGGCTGCGCGACGTCCAGGCCACCGGCACCGCGGACGAGGTGGCCCGGGCGCTGACCGCGGCTGCCCGGGAGAGCGCCGCCGCCTCCCGGGCACTCGGCCGGGCCTCCGCCCTGCGGGCCCTCGTCGTCGCCGTCGGCGGACGGCTGCCCGTGCTGGCCGTCCTCGCGGCGGCACCGTGGCTGCTCGCCCGGCACGCCCTGACCCCGGGCGAACTGCTCGGCGTCGCCACCTACCTCGTCCAACAACTCGACCCGGCCGTCCGGACCCTGGCCGGCACGGTCGGCGGCTGGCTGCTCGACCTCGCCGTCGTCCTCGACCGCCTGGCCACCACCACGGCCGCTCCCGCCGTCCCGGTTCCGGCCCGCGCCGGCAGCTCGGCCCCACCCGGGGACACGGCGGCCGAGGTGCGGCTGACGGGCGTCCGGTTCGGGCACGGCGGCGGGGCCGTACCCGTCCTGGCGGGCCTCGACGCGAGCCTCCGGCCCGGCGAGCACGTGGCGGTGGTGGGCCCGAGCGGGGCGGGGAAGTCGACGCTCGCCGCACTGCTGGCCGGGGTGCTGGAGCCGACGGCGGGGCGGGTGACGGTCGGCGGGGTACGGCCGGAGCCGGCCCGGCTGGTGGCGCTGGTGCCGCAGGAGGCGTACGTGTTCCCTGGCTCGGTACGGGACAACCTGCTCTGGCTCGCCCCGGACACCGACGACGCCCGGCTCGCCGCGGCGGTGGCGCTGCTGGGCGCGGAGGAGTTGGTGGCGCGGTTGGGCGGGCCGACCGCCGTCCTGGCGGCGGCCCTGGGCGATTCGGGTGAACTCTCGTCAGGTGAGCGCCAGTTGCTGGCGCTGGTACGGACGTACCTGTCCCCCGCCCCGGTCGTCGTGCTGGACGAGGCGACCTGCCACCTGGACCCGGCCGCCGAGGAGCGGGTCGAGCGGGCCTTCGCCGCCCGGCCGGGGACGCTGGTGGTCGTGGCACACCGCATCAGTTCCGCGCTGCGGGCGGACCGGGTGCTGCTGCTGGACGGCGGGCACGGGCTGCTGGCCCGGCACGGCGATCTGCAGGTGCTGTCCCCGCTCTACCGCGAGCTGGTCGGCCACTGGCTCGGTTCCGCGCCCCGGACCGGCGCCGGGCTCGCGTCGTGA
- a CDS encoding S9 family peptidase — translation MNVATRTMTQALRRLSFTFAPDGSHAACLASSADSGWYAESWRLPPDGTPAVPLALPLSGNRSESLRSQLVALPDGSVLVCRHDGERHDLVRLSCGEHGEGGSYGAAEEPLASLRMAGLRLVPLPVPAGAGPRTPVALALGTDTRPATTAWLVRTDGSAPEQVAELPGLHGGGVWLDHAGALLALDRVHAGLVRSVVLDLRTGAATPLLEIGERSNDRLVLFDPDSRFAMVRSDAPGTDRLGWGVLGGGEPLRFPECLHVAGMVLRPVALRRGAGADGPRVAVQIDHGAGSALAQWQPSAGRLDPLPVPPGRLGAVGHWDGAGLRMPYSSPDHPAALATLDVDALLAHGPLPAGTVPMPLPLQLAPLGSGLPGPWRDTVLPWQPGGVRTVRTPPAGWRLDGSTPPGDGGRWFPAQSLELAGPAGPLEAVVYGGDAWLSSPHLVLALHGGPADAWRLEFDPALQRMAAEGLAVVAPNQRGSTGYGVPHAMAIRGAWGGPDLDDVLYLLDGIAGQRAALGLEPPALFGVSYGAFLALLAAAHAPAGQVARCAVVAPFLSGARLLAEAAPPVRALTTRLGAGEPITDARGPRDVLQLAHRLTAPLLMVHGNRDEVVPVSQSRSLRHELLRIGRVEGADFRYVEAAGSGHEVLAEEGGAVLHELLAAFLRTGRPG, via the coding sequence ATGAACGTGGCCACCCGGACCATGACCCAGGCCCTGCGCCGACTGAGCTTCACCTTCGCCCCCGACGGCAGCCATGCCGCCTGCCTCGCCTCCTCCGCCGACAGCGGCTGGTACGCGGAGAGTTGGCGCCTGCCACCGGACGGCACCCCGGCCGTGCCGCTCGCGCTGCCGCTGTCCGGCAACCGTTCGGAGAGCCTGCGCTCGCAACTGGTCGCGCTGCCGGACGGTTCGGTGCTGGTCTGCCGGCACGACGGCGAACGGCACGACCTGGTCCGCCTCTCCTGCGGCGAACACGGCGAGGGCGGTTCGTACGGTGCCGCAGAGGAGCCCCTGGCCTCGCTCCGGATGGCCGGGCTGCGCCTGGTGCCGCTCCCGGTCCCGGCGGGCGCCGGCCCGCGGACGCCGGTGGCGCTCGCCCTCGGCACCGACACCCGCCCGGCGACCACCGCCTGGCTGGTGCGCACCGACGGCAGCGCCCCCGAACAGGTCGCCGAACTCCCGGGGTTGCACGGCGGCGGCGTCTGGCTGGACCACGCGGGCGCGCTGCTCGCACTGGACCGGGTCCACGCCGGCCTGGTGCGCAGCGTGGTGCTGGACCTGCGCACCGGTGCCGCCACCCCGCTGCTGGAGATCGGCGAGCGCAGCAACGACCGCCTGGTGCTGTTCGACCCGGACAGCCGGTTCGCGATGGTGCGCAGCGACGCGCCCGGCACCGACCGGCTCGGCTGGGGCGTCCTCGGCGGCGGCGAGCCGCTGCGGTTCCCGGAGTGCCTGCACGTCGCGGGCATGGTCCTGCGGCCGGTCGCGCTGCGGCGCGGGGCGGGGGCGGACGGCCCCCGGGTCGCGGTGCAGATCGACCACGGCGCCGGCTCGGCGCTCGCCCAGTGGCAGCCGTCCGCCGGACGGTTGGACCCGCTGCCGGTGCCGCCCGGGCGGCTCGGCGCGGTCGGCCACTGGGACGGGGCGGGGCTGCGGATGCCGTACTCCTCGCCCGACCACCCGGCGGCGCTGGCCACCCTGGACGTGGACGCCCTGCTGGCCCACGGCCCGCTGCCCGCCGGTACCGTCCCGATGCCGCTGCCGCTCCAACTCGCGCCGCTGGGCTCCGGGTTGCCCGGGCCCTGGCGGGACACCGTGCTGCCCTGGCAGCCCGGCGGGGTGCGCACCGTACGGACCCCGCCCGCCGGTTGGCGGCTGGACGGCAGCACCCCGCCCGGGGACGGCGGCCGCTGGTTCCCCGCGCAGAGCCTCGAACTGGCGGGCCCGGCAGGCCCGTTGGAGGCCGTGGTGTACGGCGGGGACGCCTGGCTGAGCAGCCCGCACCTGGTGCTGGCGCTGCACGGCGGCCCGGCGGACGCCTGGCGGCTGGAGTTCGACCCGGCGCTGCAGCGGATGGCCGCCGAGGGCCTGGCCGTGGTCGCCCCCAACCAGCGCGGCTCGACGGGCTACGGGGTGCCGCACGCGATGGCCATCCGGGGCGCCTGGGGCGGGCCCGACCTCGACGACGTGCTGTACCTGCTGGACGGCATCGCGGGCCAGCGCGCGGCGCTCGGCCTGGAGCCGCCCGCACTGTTCGGGGTCAGCTACGGCGCGTTCCTGGCCCTGCTGGCGGCCGCGCACGCGCCCGCCGGGCAGGTCGCCCGCTGCGCCGTCGTCGCACCGTTCCTGTCCGGCGCCCGCCTGCTGGCCGAAGCGGCGCCCCCCGTACGGGCGTTGACCACCCGGCTGGGCGCCGGCGAGCCGATCACCGACGCCCGCGGACCGCGCGACGTCCTGCAGCTGGCGCACCGGCTGACCGCGCCGCTGCTGATGGTGCACGGCAACCGGGACGAGGTCGTTCCGGTGAGCCAATCCCGCTCCCTGCGGCACGAGTTGCTGCGGATCGGGCGGGTCGAGGGCGCCGACTTCCGGTACGTCGAGGCGGCCGGCTCCGGGCACGAGGTGCTCGCCGAGGAGGGCGGCGCCGTGCTGCACGAACTGCTGGCCGCCTTCCTGCGGACCGGCCGGCCGGGCTGA
- a CDS encoding zinc ribbon domain-containing protein, with product MNAAPADQIRLLDLQAIDSKLDQLAHRRRSLPEHAEIDKATADHTALKDLVVAAEAQKGDTARELTKAEQDVEQVRARAARNQQRLDSGAITSPRDLENLQHEIGSLAKRQGDLEEVVLEIMERQESAKSRVEELSARLEHSTVVLTEAEGRRDAAFAEIDAEADKVKRDRETIAAVIPADLLKVYTKLRETQGGVGAARLYQRRCEGCRTEFSITELNAIKAEPADKVVRCENCSRILVRTADSGV from the coding sequence TTGAACGCCGCGCCCGCCGACCAGATCCGCCTGCTCGACCTCCAGGCCATCGACTCGAAGCTCGACCAGCTGGCCCACCGGCGCCGGAGCCTGCCCGAGCACGCCGAGATCGACAAGGCCACCGCCGACCACACCGCGCTCAAGGACCTCGTCGTCGCCGCCGAGGCCCAGAAGGGCGACACCGCCCGCGAGCTGACCAAGGCCGAGCAGGACGTCGAGCAGGTCCGCGCCCGCGCGGCCCGCAACCAGCAGCGCCTGGACTCCGGCGCGATCACCTCGCCGAGGGACCTGGAGAACCTCCAGCACGAGATCGGCTCGCTCGCCAAGCGCCAGGGCGACCTGGAGGAGGTCGTGCTGGAGATCATGGAGCGCCAGGAGAGCGCCAAGAGCCGGGTCGAGGAGCTGTCCGCCCGCCTGGAGCACTCCACCGTCGTCCTCACCGAGGCCGAGGGCCGCCGCGACGCCGCCTTCGCCGAGATCGACGCCGAGGCCGACAAGGTCAAGCGCGACCGCGAGACCATCGCCGCCGTCATCCCGGCCGACCTGCTGAAGGTCTACACCAAGCTGCGCGAGACCCAGGGCGGCGTCGGCGCGGCCCGCCTCTACCAGCGCCGCTGCGAGGGCTGCCGCACCGAGTTCTCGATCACCGAGCTGAACGCCATCAAGGCCGAGCCGGCCGACAAGGTCGTCCGCTGCGAGAACTGCTCGCGGATCCTGGTCCGCACCGCCGACTCGGGCGTCTGA
- a CDS encoding Nif3-like dinuclear metal center hexameric protein, protein MPKLSDVITALEEVYPPQWAESWDAVGLVCGDPQAEVNRVLFAVDPVQAVVDEAVEWGADLVVTHHPLYLRGTTSVAATTFKGRVVHSLITNGIALHVAHTNADHADPGVSDALAEAVGLRVTGPLVPDPTDPLGRRGAGRIGLLEPPLTLSAFAAQVAKGLPATAAGVRVAGDPTRLVSRVAVCGGSGDSLFAEVRAAGVDAYVTADLRHHPASEAAEAAPVALIDAAHWATEWPWLTLAERALQSAADKRGWAVETKVSHRVTDPWTAHAPMSFTA, encoded by the coding sequence GTGCCGAAACTGTCCGACGTCATCACCGCGCTCGAAGAGGTCTACCCCCCGCAGTGGGCGGAGTCCTGGGACGCCGTCGGCCTGGTCTGCGGAGACCCTCAGGCCGAGGTCAACCGCGTGCTCTTCGCCGTCGACCCCGTCCAGGCGGTCGTCGACGAGGCCGTGGAGTGGGGCGCCGACCTGGTCGTCACCCACCACCCCCTCTACCTGCGCGGCACCACCAGCGTCGCCGCCACCACCTTCAAGGGGCGGGTGGTGCACTCGCTGATCACCAACGGCATCGCCCTGCACGTCGCCCACACCAACGCCGACCACGCCGACCCCGGCGTCTCGGACGCGCTCGCCGAGGCCGTCGGCCTGCGGGTGACCGGTCCGCTGGTGCCGGACCCGACCGACCCGCTGGGCCGCCGCGGCGCCGGCCGGATCGGCCTGCTGGAGCCCCCGCTGACCCTGTCCGCGTTCGCCGCGCAGGTCGCGAAGGGCCTGCCCGCCACCGCCGCCGGCGTCCGCGTCGCGGGCGACCCGACCCGGCTGGTCAGCCGGGTCGCGGTGTGCGGCGGCTCGGGCGACAGCCTCTTCGCCGAGGTCCGGGCGGCCGGCGTGGACGCCTACGTGACCGCCGACCTGCGCCACCACCCGGCCTCAGAGGCCGCCGAGGCGGCGCCCGTCGCGCTGATCGACGCCGCCCACTGGGCCACCGAGTGGCCCTGGCTCACCCTGGCCGAGCGGGCCCTGCAGTCCGCCGCGGACAAGCGCGGCTGGGCCGTGGAGACCAAGGTCTCCCACCGGGTCACCGACCCGTGGACCGCGCACGCCCCCATGTCCTTCACCGCCTGA
- the lanL gene encoding class IV lanthionine synthetase LanL, whose translation MWRRMRAGTSPRTAGDRGSVGRGPGAAGSWPETTRAALAGTGGRGGDGGWEVTVGGFWCTARPSASSSRPSVELPEQGWKLHVSAASVVGEQVLAAVVRELAEDPCSFKFAAGPERLRELNSRNSDRGSAGKFITVYPADDAQFQRLAAGLDRATAGLPGPVVLSDQPYRPGSRVHYRYGAFALPAKLGNDGEYRSVLRGPGGERAEDVRGGSYRAPAWVRDPLRAETAGGGDRKAGGGRKASSGVLLAGRYAVTAAVRHGAKGGVFLGRETSSGAEVVVKQARAHIEVDRAGTDARDALRHEAALLDRLAGQDLAPRAVDLIEQDDSVFLVQERIAGQPLGSWVAARLRRDGSPDVDWAEAGPLAHALLDLVERVHAQGLVLRDLSPGNVMVRPDGTLRLVDLELAAETGRAAGSAGTPGYRAPEHGPGRLAGTGSCVADPAVDLYALGGLLFLLATGHDPLLPDDLPQARPVAERLGRWLALAARTGATARRLAPAILGLRAEEPEQRWGIGRVREALGAGEPDRAGVAPGRGAAVVTPLWHAPARRGTDSGTARAGDEDAPPLDRLLHDGLRHLAATATPERRDRLWPVVPAGERTDPCNVQHGAAGVLAVLARAVAGGRLPDGIREEAVRTARTAADWIERRIAVEPVVLPGLHFGRSGTAWALLDAARALDDPELAVRAAALARRIAVEWPNPDVCHGAAGAGFTQLRFAAHDFTADDFTTGGFTAGGFTGAAAGSQDFLDRAAHAARALLAAARHEPYGTVWPVPLDFDSALAGITHLGFAHGVAGVGAFLLAAAEATGDQALLAGAVAAGHTLAATVRWDDGRERAWWPQSANDPAHIRLSHWCSGSSGAGSFLLRLWRATGDADTLDLARAAGRAVSAARWHGGVSACHGLAGDGEYLLDLAEATGEPEFRCAAEQSAALIATRTARRDGLLVLPDETGTGCAPAYGTGTAGPLAFLLRLRDGGPRLWLDPVPPTVRRLPSGSGGVSGA comes from the coding sequence ATGTGGCGGCGAATGAGGGCGGGCACATCACCGCGTACGGCCGGGGACAGGGGATCGGTGGGGCGCGGGCCGGGTGCGGCCGGTTCGTGGCCGGAGACGACGCGGGCGGCGCTGGCCGGTACCGGGGGCCGGGGAGGCGACGGTGGCTGGGAGGTCACCGTCGGTGGCTTCTGGTGCACGGCCAGGCCGTCCGCGTCCTCGTCCCGGCCTTCGGTGGAACTGCCGGAGCAGGGGTGGAAGCTGCACGTGAGCGCGGCCTCGGTGGTCGGCGAGCAGGTGCTCGCGGCGGTCGTCCGGGAGCTCGCCGAGGATCCGTGCAGCTTCAAGTTCGCCGCCGGGCCGGAACGGCTGCGGGAGCTCAACTCCCGGAACAGCGACCGTGGTTCGGCGGGCAAGTTCATCACCGTCTACCCGGCGGACGACGCGCAGTTCCAGCGGCTGGCGGCCGGGCTCGACCGGGCCACCGCCGGGCTGCCGGGGCCGGTGGTGCTCTCCGACCAGCCGTACCGGCCCGGGAGCCGGGTGCACTACCGGTACGGCGCGTTCGCGCTGCCGGCGAAGCTGGGCAACGACGGGGAGTACCGGTCGGTGCTGCGCGGGCCGGGCGGGGAGCGGGCGGAGGACGTCCGCGGCGGGTCGTACCGGGCGCCGGCGTGGGTGCGGGATCCGCTGCGCGCGGAGACCGCCGGGGGCGGTGACCGCAAGGCCGGCGGCGGGCGCAAGGCCAGCAGCGGGGTGCTGCTGGCCGGGCGGTACGCGGTCACCGCCGCCGTGCGACACGGCGCCAAGGGCGGGGTGTTCCTCGGGCGGGAGACGTCCAGCGGCGCCGAGGTCGTGGTCAAGCAGGCGCGCGCACACATCGAGGTCGACCGCGCGGGCACCGACGCCCGCGACGCGCTGCGGCACGAGGCCGCGCTGCTCGACCGCCTGGCCGGGCAGGACCTGGCGCCGCGCGCCGTCGACCTGATCGAGCAGGACGACTCCGTCTTCCTGGTGCAGGAACGAATCGCCGGACAGCCGCTGGGCAGCTGGGTCGCCGCCCGGCTGCGGCGCGACGGCAGCCCCGACGTCGACTGGGCCGAAGCCGGACCGCTCGCGCACGCCCTGCTCGACCTGGTCGAGCGAGTGCACGCCCAGGGGCTGGTCCTGCGCGACCTCTCCCCCGGCAACGTCATGGTCCGCCCCGACGGCACTCTGCGGCTGGTCGACCTCGAACTCGCCGCCGAGACCGGCCGCGCCGCCGGATCGGCCGGCACCCCCGGCTACCGCGCGCCCGAACACGGGCCCGGCCGGCTCGCCGGCACGGGCAGCTGCGTCGCCGACCCGGCCGTCGACCTGTACGCCCTCGGCGGCCTGCTCTTCCTCCTGGCCACCGGGCACGACCCGCTCCTGCCGGACGACCTCCCGCAGGCCCGGCCGGTCGCCGAACGCCTCGGCCGCTGGCTCGCCCTCGCGGCGCGGACGGGGGCGACGGCGCGGCGGCTGGCGCCGGCGATCCTCGGGCTGCGGGCCGAGGAGCCGGAGCAGCGGTGGGGGATCGGGCGGGTCCGGGAGGCGCTGGGCGCGGGCGAGCCGGACAGGGCCGGTGTGGCACCGGGGCGGGGTGCCGCCGTCGTCACACCGCTGTGGCACGCGCCCGCCCGGCGGGGCACGGACAGCGGCACCGCTCGCGCCGGCGACGAGGACGCCCCGCCGCTCGACCGGCTGCTGCACGACGGCCTGCGCCACCTCGCCGCCACCGCCACCCCGGAGCGGCGGGACCGGCTCTGGCCCGTGGTGCCCGCCGGGGAACGCACCGATCCGTGCAATGTGCAGCACGGCGCCGCCGGGGTGCTGGCCGTGCTGGCCCGGGCCGTTGCGGGCGGGCGGCTGCCGGACGGGATACGGGAGGAGGCCGTGCGGACGGCGCGGACGGCCGCAGACTGGATCGAGCGGCGCATCGCCGTCGAGCCGGTGGTGCTGCCCGGCCTGCACTTCGGACGGTCCGGCACCGCCTGGGCGCTCCTGGACGCCGCCCGGGCCTTGGACGACCCCGAGCTGGCCGTTCGGGCCGCCGCACTCGCCCGTCGGATCGCCGTCGAGTGGCCCAACCCCGACGTCTGCCACGGCGCGGCCGGCGCCGGATTCACCCAACTCCGCTTCGCCGCACATGACTTCACCGCAGATGACTTCACCACCGGAGGCTTCACCGCCGGGGGTTTCACCGGTGCCGCGGCCGGGAGCCAGGACTTCCTGGACCGCGCCGCCCACGCCGCCCGCGCCCTGCTCGCCGCCGCCCGCCACGAACCGTACGGAACGGTCTGGCCGGTGCCCCTGGACTTCGACTCCGCGCTCGCCGGGATCACCCACCTCGGCTTCGCCCACGGCGTGGCCGGTGTGGGCGCCTTCCTGCTGGCCGCCGCCGAGGCCACCGGCGACCAGGCCCTGCTGGCCGGCGCCGTCGCGGCCGGGCACACCCTCGCCGCGACCGTCCGCTGGGACGACGGTCGCGAGCGCGCCTGGTGGCCGCAGAGCGCGAACGACCCGGCCCACATCCGGCTCTCCCACTGGTGCAGCGGCTCCTCCGGCGCGGGCAGCTTCCTGCTGCGGCTCTGGCGGGCCACCGGCGACGCCGACACCCTCGACCTGGCCCGCGCCGCCGGACGTGCCGTGTCCGCCGCCCGCTGGCACGGCGGGGTGAGCGCCTGCCACGGACTGGCCGGCGACGGCGAGTACCTGCTGGACCTCGCCGAGGCCACCGGAGAGCCCGAATTCCGCTGCGCCGCCGAGCAGTCGGCCGCCCTCATCGCCACCCGGACGGCCCGGCGCGACGGCCTCCTGGTGCTCCCCGACGAGACCGGTACGGGCTGCGCCCCCGCCTACGGCACCGGCACGGCAGGCCCGTTGGCCTTCCTGCTACGGCTGCGTGACGGCGGCCCCCGGCTCTGGCTGGACCCGGTGCCGCCCACCGTACGCCGACTCCCCTCCGGCAGCGGCGGGGTGAGTGGAGCATGA
- a CDS encoding VenA family class IV lanthipeptide yields MENMVDFETDLAALQNLPETESVELTGHGNGCQYTCLILTCLLFTVS; encoded by the coding sequence ATGGAGAACATGGTGGACTTCGAGACCGACCTCGCGGCGCTGCAGAACCTGCCGGAGACCGAGTCCGTCGAGCTGACCGGCCACGGCAACGGCTGCCAGTACACCTGTCTCATCCTGACCTGCCTGCTCTTCACCGTCAGCTGA
- a CDS encoding ATP-binding cassette domain-containing protein, translated as MPCRPTGWTLALGIALPVEAATALALPAVLAGAVDAALGRRSGPGALLLLALLLGAAAAAHATAAAAGPACSAEATAALRGRLVRHLLALGPGGRLRGGPPPGDLAARLLGSAGDAGGWLPAVLGAATALLTSVGAIVGLGVLSPWLALAFFAGVVPGVVLIRLFLRQAGPVFARYQEVQAALAARLSGALTGLRSIHAADAEQREAARVLAPLPELSAAGRALWAAQRRTAWQATLLIALVEVAVLTTAGFLLAGGALAPGALAAAAGWAALGAGLFEQVEALVGVAHARTGQARVDELLALAPAPCGTQALPGAGSGEVELRGVVVRDGDRVLLGPLDLTVPGGRTLALVGRSGSGKSLLAALPGRLRDADEGTVLIDGVPVGALAPSELQQAVGYAFARPELVGRTVRDALAGAGPAEAAAARTDGLLRRLPHGWDTPLDELRLSGGELQRLGLARLLARRTRVVVLDDATSGLDLATEYQVSQALDQATHGRTRLVVAHRAAVAARADLVAWLDAGRLRALAPHAVLLADPDYRATLADSALQAAAR; from the coding sequence TTGCCCTGCCGCCCCACCGGCTGGACCCTCGCGCTCGGCATCGCCCTGCCGGTCGAGGCCGCCACCGCCCTCGCGCTGCCCGCCGTGCTCGCCGGGGCCGTCGACGCCGCCCTCGGCCGGCGGTCCGGGCCCGGCGCGCTCCTGCTGCTCGCCCTCCTCCTGGGCGCGGCGGCCGCCGCCCATGCCACCGCCGCCGCGGCCGGACCGGCCTGCTCCGCCGAGGCCACCGCCGCCCTGCGCGGACGCCTCGTCCGCCATCTGCTCGCTCTGGGGCCCGGCGGCCGGCTGCGCGGCGGACCCCCTCCCGGCGACCTCGCCGCCCGGCTGCTGGGCTCGGCCGGCGACGCGGGCGGGTGGCTGCCCGCCGTCCTGGGCGCCGCCACCGCGCTGCTCACCTCGGTCGGCGCGATCGTCGGGCTCGGGGTGCTCTCGCCGTGGCTGGCGCTCGCCTTCTTCGCGGGCGTGGTGCCCGGTGTGGTGCTGATCCGGCTCTTCCTGCGGCAGGCCGGGCCGGTGTTCGCCCGCTACCAGGAGGTCCAGGCCGCACTCGCCGCCCGGCTGAGCGGCGCCCTCACCGGGCTGCGCAGCATCCACGCGGCGGATGCCGAACAGCGCGAGGCTGCAAGGGTGTTGGCGCCGCTGCCGGAGCTCTCGGCGGCCGGCCGCGCGCTCTGGGCGGCGCAGCGGCGCACCGCCTGGCAGGCGACCCTGCTGATCGCCCTGGTCGAGGTGGCGGTGCTCACCACCGCCGGCTTCCTGCTCGCGGGCGGCGCCCTCGCCCCCGGCGCGCTCGCGGCGGCGGCCGGCTGGGCGGCGCTGGGCGCGGGGCTGTTCGAGCAGGTCGAGGCGCTGGTCGGGGTGGCGCACGCGCGGACCGGGCAGGCCCGGGTGGACGAGCTGCTGGCGCTGGCGCCGGCGCCCTGCGGTACGCAGGCGCTGCCAGGGGCCGGCAGTGGGGAGGTCGAGCTGCGCGGCGTGGTGGTGCGCGACGGCGACCGGGTACTGCTCGGCCCGCTCGACCTCACCGTTCCCGGCGGCCGGACGCTCGCCCTGGTCGGGCGCTCCGGCTCCGGCAAGTCCCTGCTGGCCGCGCTGCCCGGGCGGCTGCGCGACGCCGACGAAGGGACCGTGCTGATCGACGGCGTCCCGGTGGGCGCGCTGGCGCCGTCCGAGCTGCAGCAGGCGGTCGGCTACGCCTTCGCCCGGCCCGAGCTGGTCGGCCGTACCGTCCGCGACGCCCTGGCGGGCGCGGGACCGGCCGAGGCGGCGGCCGCCCGCACCGACGGGCTGCTGCGCCGGCTGCCGCACGGATGGGACACCCCGCTCGACGAACTCCGCCTCTCCGGCGGCGAGTTGCAGCGCCTCGGGCTCGCCCGGCTGCTGGCGCGGCGCACCCGGGTGGTCGTCCTGGACGACGCCACCTCGGGCCTGGACCTGGCCACCGAGTACCAGGTCAGCCAGGCCCTCGACCAGGCCACCCACGGCCGTACCCGCCTGGTGGTCGCCCACCGCGCCGCCGTCGCCGCGCGCGCCGACCTGGTCGCCTGGCTCGACGCCGGCCGGCTGCGTGCCCTGGCCCCGCATGCCGTGCTCCTCGCCGATCCCGACTACCGCGCCACCCTCGCGGACAGCGCCCTCCAGGCGGCGGCCCGCTGA